A portion of the Lolium rigidum isolate FL_2022 chromosome 1, APGP_CSIRO_Lrig_0.1, whole genome shotgun sequence genome contains these proteins:
- the LOC124684873 gene encoding kinesin-like protein KIN-UB, with translation MAYGQTGTGKTFTLGRLGDEDTAARGIMVRAMEDILADITPETDTISLSYLQLYMEMIQDLLDPVNDNIAIVEDPRTGDVSLPGATVVEVRDQKSFMDLLRIGEAHRAAANTKMNTESSRSHAILMVNVRRAVKGRNEMDVSMSAENGHSSSMMGSLRPPIVRKSKLVVVDLAGSERIDKSGSEGHTLEEAKSINLSLSSLGKCINALAESSAHVPVRDSKLTRLLKDSFGGTARTSLVVTIGPSPRHRGETTSTIMFGQRAMKVQNMVKLKEEFDYKSLCRRLDIELDKLIAENERQRKYFDDEVERITTEAQCRVVEAERECKIALENEKMKYHQEYLDSIKILEEKWKVHQQSPKKEVKETESTSNGDVHELLQNEKMLRQSAEDESNDLRNQLLHWKKMEATATAEVVKLRRMLDTEASQKDKFEEEIAVLKSQLMQLSMDADETRMSLDTGDGPGKIFPGLDSLMSHTRSSQPREQSNGPKAPVAKLFEQVGLQKILSLLESEEPDVRVHAVKVVANLAAEEANQEKIVEAGGLTSLLMLLRSSEDETIRRVAAGAIANLAMNETNQDLIMAQGGVTLLSMTASDAEDPQTLRMVAGAIANLCGNDKLQARLRGEGGIKALLGMVKCGHPDVLAQVARGIANFAKCESRAATQGNKVGRSLLVDDGALPWIVKNANNEAAPIRRHIELALCHLAQHEVNAKDIVSEGALWELVRISRDCSREDIRMLAYRTLTSSPTLQSEMRRLRIEC, from the exons ATGGCATATGGGCAGACTGGTACTGGCAAGACTTTTACGCTTGGAAGACTTGGTGACGAAGATACTGCTGCACGAGGAATAATGGTCCGTGCAATGGAGGATATTCTAGCTGATATAACACCAGAGACTGATACAATATCATTATCTTATTTACAG TTGTATATGGAAATGATACAAGATCTCCTTGATCCTGTAAATGATAACATAGCTATTGTAGAAGATCCAAGGACAGGTGATGTTTCATTGCCAGGGGCTACAGTTGTTGAAGTTAGAGACCAAAAGAGCTTTATGGATCTTTTAAGAATTGGCGAGGCTCACCGTGCTGCTGCAAACACGAAAATGAATACAGAATCTTCTCGTAGTCATGCAATCCTTATG GTCAATGTCAGAAGGGCTGTCAAAGGTAGGAATGAAATGGATGTTAGTATGTCTGCTGAAAATGGGcattcttcttccatgatggggTCGTTGCGACCACCTATTGTTAGGAAAAGCAAGCTTGTAGTTGTAGACCTGGCAGGATCTGAGCGCATAGACAAATCTG GAAGTGAAGGTCACACATTAGAAGAGGCAAAGTCTATCAACTTGTCTCTAAGTTCACTTGGAAAATGCATCAATGCACTTGCTGAAAGCAGCGCACACGTACCTGTTCGTGATTCCAAGCTTACTAGATTGCTCAAAGATTCATTTGGAG GCACTGCACGAACATCATTAGTTGTGACAATCGGTCCATCTCCAAGACACAGGGGGGAGACTACAAGTACAATAATGTTTGGACAAAGA GCAATGAAGGTTCAAAACATGGTGAAATTGAAGGAAGAATTTGACTACAAAAGCTTGTGTAGGAGACTTGATATTGAACTGGATAAGTTAATCGCAGAAAATGAAAGGCAACGAAAATATTTTGATGATGAAGTTGAACGAATAACAACAGAAGCTCAATGCCGTGTCGTTGAAGCTGAACGAGAATGCAAAATTGCTCTAGAG AATGAGAAAATGAAGTACCATCAAGAATACTTGGATTCTATTAAGATACTAGAGGAGAAGTGGAAAGTACACCAACAATCACCCAAGAAAGAG GTTAAAGAGACCGAGTCTACATCAAATGGTGACGTGCATGAGTTACTGCAGAATGAGAAAATGTTACGGCAGTCTGCTGAAGATGAGTCCAACGACCTTAGGAATCAATTGTTGCACTGGAAAAAGATGGAG GCTACAGCTACTGCTGAAGTTGTGAAACTCCGGAGAATGCTGGATACTGAAGCTAGCCAAAAAGACAAATTTGAAGAAGAAATAGCTGTTTTGAAAAGTCAGTTAATGCAATTAAGTATGGATGCTGATGAG ACAAGAATGAGCCTTGATACAGGAGATGGTCCAGGGAAAATATTTCCTGGGTTAGATTCCTTGATGTCTCATACTCGAAGTTCGCAGCCTAGAGAGCAGAGCAATGGACCCAAGGCACCAGTCGCTAAACTCTTTGAACAAG TTGGTTTACAGAAGATACTGTCATTGCTTGAGTCGGAAGAGCCTGATGTCCGTGTTCATGCAGTGAAAGTTGTCGCGAATCTAGCAGCTGAAG AGGCAAATCAAGAAAAGATTGTAGAAGCAGGGGGGCTTACTTCCCTCCTAATGCTGCTCAGGAGCTCTGAGGATGAGACCATACGCAGAGTAGCAGCAGGAGCTATAGCTAATCTTGCAATGAATG AAACAAATCAAGATCTTATAATGGCTCAAGGTGGTGTAACCTTATTGTCAATGACTGCATCTGATGCAGAGGACCCACAAACTCTAAGAATGGTGGCTGGAGCTATTGCTAACCTGTGTGGCAATG ACAAATTGCAAGCTCGTTTGAGGGGAGAAGGTGGCATTAAAGCATTGCTAGGAATGGTCAAGTGTGGCCATCCAGATGTCCTTGCTCAAGTTGCTCGTGGCATTGCTAACTTTGCAAAATGTGAATCTAGAGCAGCTACTCAAG GAAACAAGGTGGGGAGATCATTGTTGGTGGATGATGGGGCCCTTCCTTGGATTGTAAAAAATGCGAATAACGAAGCTGCTCCAATTAGGCGGCACATTGAGCTTGCACTCTGCCATTTGGCACAACATG
- the LOC124703735 gene encoding transcription initiation factor TFIID subunit 14b-like → MQQPSSSSPPAQPPPAAAADAPSPAPATTPTPAPASLSPPQAAAAAAASPAEPALTAAQKALRSKPSRSPEDPEKKQIKKLKDVEISFPIVYGTISFWLGKKASEYNSHKWTVYIRHANNEDLSVIVKRAVFQLHPSFTNPTRVIEQPPFELSETGWGEFEIAITLYFHSDASEKRVDLFHQLKLYPEEEAGPQSTKKPVVVETYDEVVFTEPSEAFFLRVQNHPAANVPRLPPGITLSSPGLMEHMAHDKKRYDNKDHPLSQWYSNFSEADELLKLAAARQQVQAHIAKLRRQLSMIEGMPQQSRGLSVPGQQYGHG, encoded by the exons ATGCAgcagccctcctcctcctcgccgccggcgcagCCGCCTCCCGCGGCAGCGGCGGACGCGCCATCTCCCGCTCCCGCTACCACTCCCACTCCCGCTCCAGCCTCGCTGTCTCCTCCCcaggcggctgcggcggcggcggcgtcgccggCGGAACCCGCGCTGACCGCCGCGCAGAAGGCGCTCCGCTCCAAGCCGTCGCGGTCTCCCGAGGACCCCGAAAAGAAG CAGATTAAAAAGCTCAAGGACGTGGAGATCAGTTTTCCGATTGTTTACGGAACCATTTCTTTCTGGCTTGGTAAAAAAGCAAGCGA AtacaactctcacaaatggactgTTTACATCCGTCATGCAAACAACGAGGATTTGAGCGTCATAGTCAAGCGTGCAGTGTTTCAGCTTCACCCAAGTTTCACCAATCCGACAAGAGTTATTGAGCAACCGCCTTTTGAGTTGTCTGAGACTGGATGGGGAGAGTTTGAGATTGCAATAACCCTTTATTTCCACAGCGATGCCTCTGAAAAGCGTGTGGATTT GTTTCATCAACTTAAGCTCTATCCTGAAGAGGAAGCTGGACCTCAATCAACCAAAAAACCTGTGGTCGTGGAGACATATGATGAAGTTGTCTTCACTGAGCCCTCCGAGGCTTTTTTCTTGCGAGTGCAAAATCATCCAGCTGCTAATGTGCCAAGGTTACCACCTGGTATAACATTGTCTTCTCCAG GCCTTATGGAACATATGGCACACGATAAAAAACGTTATGACAACAAGGATCATCCTTTGAGCCAGTGGTACTCAAACTTCTCTGAAGCAGATGAACTATTAAAACTGGCCGCTGCTCGTCAACAG GTGCAAGCTCACATAGCCAAGCTGAGGAGGCAGTTAAGTATGATAGAGGGAATGCCCCAGCAATCCAGAGGTCTTTCTG TTCCCGGCCAACAGTATGGGCACGGCTAA